Proteins encoded within one genomic window of Bacillus sp. 1NLA3E:
- the uvrB gene encoding excinuclease ABC subunit UvrB, translating to MMDQFELVSKYSPQGDQPEAIRQIVEGIRQGKRYQTLLGATGTGKTFTISNVIKEINKPTLIIAHNKTLAGQLYSEFKEFFPNNAVEYFVSYYDYFQPEAYVPSTDTFIEKDSSINEEIDKLRHSATSSLFERQDVIIIASVSCIYGLGSPEEYRDLVVSLRTGMEMERNQLLRRLVDIQYSRNDIDFQRGTFRVRGDVVEIFPASRDEHCIRIEFFGDEIDRIREVNALTGEIMAERDHVAIFPASHFVTREEKLRVAIQNIEQELEARLKELRANDKLLEAQRLEQRTRYDLEMMQEMGFCSGIENYSRHLTLRPPGSTPYTLIDYFPKDFLLVIDESHVTLPQVRGMFNGDKARKQVLVDHGFRLPSALDNRPLTFDEFEGHIKQSVFVSATPGPYELEHTPVMVEQIIRPTGLLDPTIDVRPIEGQIDDMIGEINDRIARNERVLVTTLTKKMSEDLTDYLKEIGIKVQYLHSEVKTLDRIEIIRELRLGKYDVLVGINLLREGLDIPEVSLVTILDADKEGFLRSERSLIQTMGRAARNSNGHVIMYANRITNSMELAISETKRRRQVQEEYNRVHGITPMTIQKEIREGIRATYAAENPEEYKPATAFGKLNKKEREKLIATMEKEMKEEAKNLNFERATELRDLIFELKAEG from the coding sequence GTGATGGACCAGTTTGAATTAGTTTCAAAATACTCACCACAAGGGGATCAACCGGAGGCTATCCGCCAAATTGTTGAAGGGATACGCCAAGGGAAACGATATCAAACCCTACTAGGAGCAACCGGGACAGGGAAGACTTTCACGATTTCTAATGTCATCAAAGAGATTAATAAACCAACCTTGATTATTGCTCATAACAAAACATTAGCGGGTCAGTTATATAGTGAGTTTAAAGAATTCTTTCCGAATAATGCGGTTGAATATTTTGTTAGTTATTATGATTACTTTCAACCAGAAGCCTATGTTCCTTCGACTGATACATTTATAGAGAAAGATTCTAGCATCAACGAAGAGATTGATAAATTACGACATTCAGCGACTTCGTCCTTATTCGAACGGCAGGATGTCATTATCATCGCTAGCGTTTCCTGTATATATGGCTTAGGATCACCAGAGGAGTATCGTGATTTAGTCGTGTCCCTCCGGACAGGAATGGAAATGGAGCGGAACCAACTGCTACGTAGGCTAGTTGATATCCAATACAGCCGGAATGACATCGATTTCCAACGGGGAACCTTTCGCGTTAGAGGGGATGTAGTAGAAATTTTCCCAGCATCTCGAGATGAACATTGCATCCGCATTGAATTCTTTGGCGATGAAATTGACCGAATACGTGAGGTAAATGCCTTAACAGGAGAAATAATGGCTGAACGGGATCATGTTGCCATTTTTCCAGCTTCCCACTTCGTAACCCGTGAGGAAAAGCTACGCGTAGCCATTCAAAATATTGAACAAGAGCTCGAAGCACGACTAAAGGAGCTTCGTGCCAATGACAAACTCCTTGAAGCACAGCGCCTTGAACAAAGGACTCGGTATGATTTGGAAATGATGCAGGAAATGGGGTTCTGTTCCGGAATCGAAAACTATTCACGCCATTTAACGCTTCGTCCGCCCGGATCTACTCCGTATACCTTGATTGATTATTTTCCAAAGGATTTCCTGCTTGTTATCGATGAGTCGCATGTGACCTTGCCGCAAGTTCGTGGGATGTTTAATGGTGACAAAGCCAGAAAACAAGTGCTAGTAGATCATGGCTTCCGTTTGCCGTCAGCACTCGACAACCGCCCGTTAACCTTCGACGAATTCGAAGGACATATCAAACAAAGTGTCTTTGTATCAGCCACTCCTGGGCCATATGAGCTTGAACATACCCCAGTGATGGTCGAACAAATTATCCGTCCTACTGGTCTGCTTGATCCAACGATTGATGTCCGACCAATCGAAGGGCAAATTGATGATATGATTGGCGAAATTAATGATCGGATTGCCCGGAATGAACGGGTGTTGGTCACAACTTTAACGAAGAAAATGTCAGAGGACTTAACCGATTATTTGAAGGAAATCGGCATTAAGGTTCAGTACCTTCATTCTGAAGTAAAAACGCTTGATAGAATCGAGATTATCAGAGAACTCCGGCTTGGAAAATATGATGTTCTTGTTGGTATTAACTTGCTCAGAGAAGGTCTTGATATCCCTGAAGTTTCTTTAGTCACGATTCTTGATGCAGATAAAGAAGGATTCCTCCGCTCCGAACGATCTTTAATCCAAACAATGGGTCGAGCAGCCCGGAATTCAAACGGCCATGTCATTATGTACGCAAATCGGATTACCAATTCGATGGAGCTTGCAATTAGCGAAACAAAACGACGTCGACAAGTCCAAGAAGAGTACAACAGAGTGCATGGAATTACGCCAATGACTATTCAAAAGGAGATTCGGGAAGGCATTCGTGCGACCTATGCTGCCGAAAATCCAGAGGAATACAAACCTGCAACAGCGTTTGGCAAGCTGAACAAAAAAGAAAGAGAAAAGCTAATTGCCACAATGGAAAAAGAAATGAAAGAAGAAGCCAAGAACCTCAATTTCGAGCGGGCGACCGAGCTTCGTGATCTAATATTTGAGTTGAAAGCGGAAGGATGA